A section of the Papio anubis isolate 15944 chromosome 2, Panubis1.0, whole genome shotgun sequence genome encodes:
- the LOC101010300 gene encoding 60S ribosomal protein L26-like, protein MKFNPFVTSNRSKNRKRHFNAPSHIRRKIMSSLLSKELRQKYNVRSMPIQKDDEVQVVRGHYKGQQMGKVVQVYRKKYVTYIERVQREKANGTTVQAGIHPSKVVLTRLKLDKDCKKILERKAKSHQVEKEKGKYKEETIDKMQEVILHKSFD, encoded by the coding sequence ATGAAGTTTAATCCCTTTGTGACTTCCAACCGAAGCAAGAATCGCAAAAGGCATTTCAATGCACCTTCCCACATTCGCAGGAAGATTATGTCTTCCCTTCTTTCCAAAGAGCTGAGACAGAAGTACAACGTGCGATCCATGCCCATCCAAAAGGATGATGAAGTTCAGGTTGTACGAGGACACTATAAAGGTCAGCAAATGGGCAAAGTAGTCCAGGTTTACAGGAAGAAATATGTTACCTACATTGAACGGGTGCAGCGGGAAAAGGCTAATGGCACAACTGTCCAGGCAGGCATTCACCCCAGCAAGGTGGTTCTCACTAGGCTAAAACTGGACAAAGACTGCAAAAAGATCCTTGAACGGAAAGCCAAATCTCACCaagtagaaaaggaaaagggcAAATACAAGGAAGAAACAATTGATAAGATGCAGGAAGTAATCTTACATAAAAGCTTTGATTAA